A window from Mesorhizobium sp. WSM2240 encodes these proteins:
- a CDS encoding response regulator yields the protein MEAAQHIAVVDDHRDIRDLVGKYLTQQGYRVSVADSTAALKRLLDRSLPDLIVLDIMMPGEDGLAACRHVRGTGDIPIIFLTAMAEEIDRIVGLEIGADDYLTKPFNPRELLARIKAVLRRVNSLPPQRGRLKSSALRFDRWTLNVGRRELVGLDGVAVALSTAEFRLLTAFIEHVGIVLSRDQLLDLTAGRTADGFDRAIDNQVSRLRKKIEADSRNPVLIKTHWGGGYCFTAEVGQA from the coding sequence ATGGAAGCGGCACAGCACATCGCGGTCGTCGACGACCACAGGGACATTCGCGATCTGGTGGGGAAGTACCTCACCCAGCAGGGCTATCGCGTCAGCGTCGCCGACAGCACGGCGGCGCTCAAGCGGCTGCTCGACCGCAGCCTGCCAGACCTCATCGTGCTCGACATCATGATGCCGGGCGAGGACGGATTGGCCGCCTGTCGGCATGTGCGCGGCACCGGCGACATTCCGATCATCTTTCTGACCGCAATGGCCGAAGAGATCGACCGTATCGTAGGCTTGGAGATCGGAGCCGACGATTACCTAACCAAGCCCTTCAACCCGCGCGAGTTGCTGGCGCGCATCAAGGCCGTCCTCAGGCGGGTGAACAGCCTGCCGCCACAGCGCGGCCGGCTGAAGTCGAGCGCACTGCGCTTCGATCGGTGGACGCTGAACGTCGGTCGCCGTGAGCTTGTCGGCCTCGATGGCGTAGCGGTTGCGCTGAGTACGGCCGAGTTCCGCCTGCTGACCGCCTTCATCGAGCATGTCGGCATCGTGCTCAGCCGCGACCAACTGCTCGATCTCACCGCCGGGCGCACCGCCGACGGCTTCGACCGCGCAATCGACAACCAGGTGAGCCGGCTGCGCAAGAAGATCGAGGCCGATTCGCGCAATCCGGTGCTGATCAAGACGCACTGGGGCGGCGGCTATTGCTTTACGGCCGAGGTGGGCCAGGCATGA
- a CDS encoding (2Fe-2S)-binding protein → MARLTINGTSRDVDVDPDTPLLWVIREQIGLTGTKYGCGVAACGACTVHIDGVATRSCVLPVSAVEVSQQITTIEGLSPDSSHPVQQAWLALDVPQCGYCQAGMIMAAAGLLSQNPNPSDEDINAEITNICRCGTYNRVRAAIKLAANGGEATQRG, encoded by the coding sequence ATGGCCAGACTGACCATCAACGGAACCTCACGGGATGTCGATGTCGATCCGGATACGCCGCTGCTGTGGGTGATCCGCGAGCAGATCGGGCTTACCGGGACGAAGTACGGTTGCGGCGTGGCCGCCTGCGGTGCCTGCACCGTCCACATAGACGGCGTTGCCACGCGCTCCTGCGTGCTTCCGGTGAGCGCGGTAGAGGTGAGCCAGCAAATCACCACGATCGAGGGGCTTTCGCCGGACAGTTCGCATCCGGTCCAGCAGGCCTGGCTGGCGCTCGACGTGCCGCAATGCGGCTATTGCCAAGCCGGCATGATCATGGCGGCGGCGGGCCTGCTGTCACAGAACCCGAATCCGTCCGACGAGGACATCAACGCCGAGATCACCAACATCTGCCGGTGCGGCACCTACAACCGGGTGCGCGCCGCCATCAAGCTGGCCGCCAATGGCGGCGAAGCCACACAGCGCGGTTGA
- a CDS encoding molybdopterin cofactor-binding domain-containing protein gives MVMNATIVISRRSFIVSAASTAGALSLGFNVPFLKSALAQGAETTPEVNAWVVIRPDDTVVIRIARSEMGQGTLTGLAQLVAEELNCDWSKVTTEYPSPAQNLARDRVWGNFSTGGSRGIRESHEYVRMGGATAREMLIAAAAAEWGVPASECAANMGMVTHAASDRAASYGQLAAAAAQMTPPANVQLKDPKDWTIAGKPLPRLDTADKLNGSQVYGIDLKLPGMLNAVVRACPYFGGKVAGFDAAAVADMPGVRNIVQVDETAVAVVADTWWQAKTALDALPVTWDEGPNREVTSASIAAMLSEGLDASDAFIGAEAGDARAALSSAARTVTATYAFPYQNHATMEPMNATALYTPDRCEVWVPTQNGEASLAAAAEAAGLPVQQCEVHKIHLGGGFGRRGNFQDYVRQAVGIARQMPGTPVKLIWSREEDMLHGAYHPTTQCKLTGALDADGNLTALHMRISGQSILASVRPEGMQGGMDPVVFQGLVLSGTEGTLGYTVDNLLIDHAMRNPPIPPGFWRGVNLNQNAVYMECFMDELAHAAGLDPLAFRRKLMANNPKHLAVLEAVAERIGWDTPPAAGIHRGLAQIMGFGSYVAAAAEVSVTDGQLKIHRIIAATDPGHIVNPAQIERQVEGSFVYGLSACLYGECTVNGGRMEQENFDSYEVVRMADMPAVETIIMPSGGFWGGVGEPTIAVAAPAVLNAIFAATGKRIRTLPLKNHELV, from the coding sequence ATGGTCATGAACGCGACAATCGTCATTTCGCGCCGCAGTTTCATCGTCAGCGCGGCCTCCACCGCCGGCGCCCTGTCGCTCGGCTTCAATGTGCCTTTCCTCAAATCCGCGCTCGCGCAGGGTGCCGAGACCACGCCCGAGGTCAACGCCTGGGTGGTGATCCGGCCCGACGATACGGTGGTGATCCGCATCGCCCGCTCCGAGATGGGGCAAGGGACGCTGACTGGCCTGGCGCAGCTCGTAGCCGAGGAGCTGAACTGCGACTGGTCGAAGGTCACGACTGAATATCCGTCGCCGGCCCAAAATCTCGCCCGTGACCGCGTTTGGGGTAATTTCTCCACAGGCGGCAGCCGCGGCATCCGCGAATCGCATGAATATGTGCGCATGGGCGGCGCGACCGCCCGCGAGATGCTGATAGCGGCCGCTGCCGCCGAATGGGGCGTGCCGGCCAGCGAATGCGCGGCGAACATGGGCATGGTCACGCATGCCGCGTCGGATCGTGCGGCCAGCTACGGTCAGCTGGCGGCGGCTGCCGCCCAGATGACGCCTCCGGCCAACGTCCAGCTCAAGGATCCGAAGGACTGGACCATCGCGGGCAAGCCGCTGCCCCGGCTCGATACGGCCGACAAGCTCAATGGCTCCCAGGTCTACGGCATCGACCTGAAGCTGCCCGGCATGCTTAATGCGGTGGTCCGCGCCTGCCCGTATTTCGGCGGCAAGGTTGCGGGATTCGACGCCGCCGCGGTTGCCGACATGCCCGGTGTTCGAAACATCGTCCAGGTCGACGAGACGGCCGTCGCCGTGGTCGCCGACACATGGTGGCAGGCGAAGACCGCGCTCGACGCGCTTCCAGTAACCTGGGACGAGGGTCCCAACCGGGAAGTGACGAGCGCTTCCATCGCCGCAATGCTCTCGGAAGGACTCGATGCCTCCGACGCCTTCATCGGGGCCGAGGCTGGCGACGCCCGCGCGGCGCTGTCGTCGGCGGCCCGCACGGTGACGGCGACCTACGCCTTCCCCTACCAGAACCACGCCACGATGGAGCCGATGAACGCCACGGCGCTCTACACGCCGGATCGCTGCGAGGTGTGGGTGCCGACACAGAACGGCGAGGCGAGCCTGGCCGCGGCTGCCGAGGCCGCAGGCCTGCCGGTGCAGCAATGCGAGGTGCACAAGATCCATCTCGGCGGCGGTTTTGGCCGGCGCGGCAATTTCCAGGACTATGTGCGCCAGGCCGTCGGCATCGCCAGGCAGATGCCGGGTACGCCGGTCAAGCTCATATGGTCGCGCGAGGAGGACATGCTGCACGGCGCCTACCATCCGACGACGCAATGCAAGCTGACCGGCGCGCTCGACGCGGACGGCAATCTGACCGCCCTGCACATGCGCATATCCGGCCAGTCGATCCTGGCGTCGGTGCGGCCGGAAGGCATGCAGGGGGGCATGGATCCGGTGGTCTTCCAGGGCCTTGTCCTCAGCGGAACGGAAGGCACGCTGGGCTATACGGTGGACAACCTTTTGATCGACCACGCTATGCGCAATCCGCCGATCCCGCCGGGTTTCTGGCGCGGCGTCAATCTCAATCAGAACGCCGTCTACATGGAATGTTTCATGGACGAGCTCGCCCATGCCGCAGGCCTGGACCCGCTCGCTTTCCGCCGCAAGCTGATGGCGAACAATCCCAAGCACCTCGCCGTGCTGGAGGCAGTGGCGGAGCGGATCGGCTGGGACACGCCGCCGGCGGCCGGCATCCATCGCGGCCTGGCGCAGATCATGGGCTTCGGCAGCTATGTCGCGGCGGCGGCCGAGGTATCGGTCACCGACGGACAACTGAAAATCCACCGTATAATTGCCGCCACCGACCCCGGTCATATCGTCAACCCTGCGCAAATTGAACGGCAGGTCGAAGGCTCCTTTGTCTACGGCCTCTCCGCCTGCCTCTACGGCGAATGCACGGTCAATGGCGGCCGCATGGAGCAGGAGAATTTTGACAGCTACGAGGTTGTGCGCATGGCCGACATGCCGGCGGTGGAGACGATCATTATGCCGTCCGGCGGTTTTTGGGGTGGCGTCGGCGAGCCGACCATCGCGGTGGCGGCACCGGCAGTCCTCAACGCCATCTTCGCGGCCACCGGAAAACGCATCCGCACGCTGCCGCTGAAGAACCATGAGCTGGTGTGA
- a CDS encoding c-type cytochrome: MSWCDLTKGRRGRFSAPVLLAAVAASAPAFAGAPPGATACTGCHGPAALDTAIPSLDAHAAADIVDQMQAFRTGQRDATVMGRIAKGFSDEETRAIAEWLAQPEAARHAEP, encoded by the coding sequence ATGAGCTGGTGTGATCTCACGAAGGGCAGGCGCGGACGATTTTCCGCGCCGGTCCTGCTTGCGGCGGTCGCGGCGAGCGCACCGGCTTTTGCCGGTGCGCCGCCCGGCGCGACGGCCTGCACCGGTTGCCACGGGCCGGCGGCTCTCGATACGGCGATACCGTCGCTCGACGCTCATGCGGCGGCCGACATCGTTGACCAGATGCAAGCGTTCCGGACCGGCCAGCGCGACGCTACGGTGATGGGCCGCATCGCAAAAGGATTTTCCGACGAAGAAACGCGCGCCATCGCCGAATGGCTCGCCCAACCGGAGGCAGCACGCCATGCCGAGCCGTAG
- a CDS encoding NAD(P)/FAD-dependent oxidoreductase, with protein MPSRRAVLGVAAASVAAAAFPLPQLRAQARPRVVVIGGGFAGASCARALKQMDRDLAVTLVEPEAAYVACPFSNTVLAGLRGIEAQTFGYDGLGDVGLIRKRAVAVDAERGRVRLNDGTNIDYARLVLAPGIELNFDALPGYDAAAAEIMPHAWKAGPQTLLLRDQLAAIQDGGTVILSAPANPFRCPPGPYERASLIAHYLKTSKPRSKLIILDAKDAFSKQRLFEAAWQELYPGLIEWVPLSAGGQVTEVDAATRTFVTEFGSHKADVASVIPPQRAGAIAQVAGVADQTGWCPIDPVTFESQLRPGIHVIGDAAIGGAMPKSAFSANAQAKACAAAVAALLREREPTQPKLINTCYSLVAPDYGISIAGVYQPRDGLLAEVEGAGGTSPLDAAKEVRELEAAYAEDWFRTITSEVFG; from the coding sequence ATGCCGAGCCGTAGAGCTGTCCTCGGCGTCGCTGCGGCCAGCGTCGCTGCGGCCGCGTTCCCCTTGCCGCAGCTGCGCGCACAGGCCCGACCCCGCGTGGTCGTGATCGGCGGCGGCTTTGCGGGGGCGAGCTGCGCCCGTGCACTGAAGCAGATGGACCGGGACCTGGCAGTGACACTGGTCGAACCGGAGGCGGCCTATGTCGCCTGCCCATTCAGCAATACCGTCCTTGCCGGACTGCGCGGCATCGAAGCGCAGACGTTCGGCTATGACGGACTTGGCGACGTCGGACTCATCCGCAAGCGCGCAGTCGCAGTGGATGCTGAGCGCGGCCGCGTTCGTCTGAATGATGGCACGAACATCGACTATGCCCGGCTGGTGCTGGCGCCCGGCATCGAGCTCAACTTCGACGCGCTACCCGGCTATGACGCGGCCGCCGCGGAGATCATGCCGCATGCCTGGAAGGCAGGGCCGCAGACGCTGCTTCTGCGCGACCAGCTCGCGGCGATACAGGACGGCGGGACCGTCATCCTTTCGGCGCCGGCCAATCCGTTCCGCTGCCCGCCCGGGCCGTATGAGCGGGCGAGCCTGATCGCGCACTACCTCAAAACCAGCAAGCCGCGCTCCAAGCTGATCATCCTCGATGCCAAGGACGCCTTCTCCAAGCAGCGGCTTTTCGAGGCGGCGTGGCAGGAGCTTTACCCCGGCCTGATCGAATGGGTGCCGCTGTCCGCGGGCGGCCAGGTGACGGAAGTCGATGCGGCGACCAGGACGTTCGTGACCGAGTTCGGCAGCCACAAGGCCGATGTCGCCAGCGTCATCCCGCCGCAGCGGGCGGGCGCGATCGCGCAGGTCGCCGGCGTCGCCGATCAGACGGGCTGGTGCCCGATCGATCCGGTCACCTTCGAGTCGCAGCTCCGGCCCGGCATCCATGTCATCGGCGACGCGGCGATCGGGGGGGCGATGCCTAAATCGGCCTTCAGCGCCAACGCCCAGGCGAAAGCCTGCGCGGCGGCGGTCGCGGCCCTCCTGCGCGAGCGGGAGCCGACCCAGCCGAAGCTCATCAACACCTGCTACAGTCTGGTGGCGCCGGACTACGGCATCTCGATCGCCGGCGTCTACCAGCCACGCGACGGCTTGCTTGCTGAAGTCGAGGGCGCCGGCGGCACCAGCCCGCTCGACGCGGCCAAAGAAGTCCGTGAGCTCGAAGCCGCCTATGCCGAGGACTGGTTCCGGACGATCACCAGCGAAGTGTTCGGATGA
- the soxX gene encoding sulfur oxidation c-type cytochrome SoxX, translating into MAGLALAITMLAASHSVGEEAGPYVVTGDGILQPLTGAKGEPARGAALITDRQRSLCTLCHSGPFPDPHLHGTLAPNFAGVGARLSEGQIRLRVVDMKRLVPNTIMPSYYRIADEEGQRVAAGWRGKPILSGTEIEDIVAYLATLKG; encoded by the coding sequence ATGGCAGGTCTTGCTCTGGCGATCACGATGCTCGCAGCCTCGCACTCTGTCGGCGAGGAAGCGGGACCCTATGTGGTGACCGGCGACGGGATTCTTCAGCCGCTCACCGGCGCAAAGGGCGAACCGGCGCGTGGAGCCGCGCTGATCACCGACCGGCAACGCAGTCTCTGCACGCTCTGCCACAGCGGCCCGTTCCCCGACCCGCATCTGCACGGCACGCTGGCGCCCAACTTCGCGGGCGTAGGCGCGCGGCTCTCCGAAGGCCAGATACGGTTGCGCGTCGTCGACATGAAGCGGCTGGTACCGAACACGATCATGCCGTCCTACTACCGGATCGCCGACGAGGAGGGCCAGCGCGTCGCCGCCGGCTGGCGCGGCAAGCCGATCCTGTCGGGCACAGAGATCGAGGACATCGTCGCCTATCTGGCGACGCTGAAGGGGTGA
- a CDS encoding SoxY-related AACIE arm protein, whose translation MHDLRRSHGLSFPVRRRQVLAAGIAGLVVLSLPRRALARPSLEEAINTFTGGAEVLEGRVRLELPPLVENGNAVGITVTAQSPMTAADHVRRIGVFNEKNPEASVAVFRLGPRSGRAEVSTRIRLATSQVVVAVAEMSDGSFWSSRASAIVTLAACIEDLS comes from the coding sequence ATGCACGATCTACGCCGAAGTCACGGTCTCTCGTTTCCTGTTCGACGGCGGCAGGTGCTGGCAGCCGGCATTGCCGGCCTTGTGGTGCTCAGCCTGCCGCGGCGGGCGCTCGCCCGGCCGAGTCTCGAAGAGGCTATCAACACTTTCACCGGCGGAGCCGAGGTGCTGGAAGGCCGCGTCCGGCTGGAGCTGCCGCCGCTGGTCGAGAACGGCAATGCCGTCGGGATCACGGTCACCGCCCAAAGCCCGATGACCGCGGCCGACCATGTGCGGCGCATCGGCGTCTTCAACGAGAAGAACCCGGAGGCGAGTGTCGCCGTCTTCCGTCTCGGCCCGCGCTCCGGGCGCGCAGAAGTCTCGACGCGCATCCGGCTGGCGACCTCGCAGGTCGTCGTCGCCGTCGCCGAGATGAGCGACGGCAGCTTCTGGTCCAGCCGGGCGAGCGCCATCGTCACGCTGGCCGCCTGCATCGAGGATCTTTCGTGA
- the soxZ gene encoding thiosulfate oxidation carrier complex protein SoxZ has translation MARALINVPETARRGEIVQVRAMIAHPMETGYRMGTNGANIPRDIIRRFICAYDGEEVFSAELFPAVSANPFIAFTLVATTSGTITFAWTDDAGETQTASAEIAVS, from the coding sequence ATGGCGCGTGCACTCATTAACGTGCCGGAGACGGCCAGGCGCGGCGAGATCGTCCAGGTCAGGGCGATGATCGCCCATCCGATGGAAACCGGCTACCGCATGGGCACGAACGGCGCAAACATCCCGCGCGACATCATCCGCCGCTTTATCTGCGCCTATGACGGCGAGGAGGTGTTTTCCGCTGAGCTCTTTCCGGCGGTGTCGGCGAATCCCTTTATCGCCTTCACGCTTGTCGCCACGACGAGCGGCACCATTACCTTCGCCTGGACGGACGACGCCGGCGAGACGCAGACTGCGTCGGCCGAGATCGCGGTGAGTTGA
- the soxA gene encoding sulfur oxidation c-type cytochrome SoxA, whose protein sequence is MRALRGFAGMAAALICSVVAAAEIEDGDRRSGFDFMTPETQALQADDIANPGMLWVLQGEQLWRQADGRVSIACSRCHGDAAQSMRGVAARYPAFDEATGRPIDLAGRINSCRASRQQGEPLASESDELLALTTYVAHQSRGMPVTPAADPRLTPFRDNGRRLFQARIGQIDLSCASCHDDNWGKRLGGAVIPQAHPNGYPLYRLEWQAVGTLQRRLRNCMIGVRAEPFAFGSAEFVDLELYLMERARGLPIEAPAVRP, encoded by the coding sequence ATGCGCGCCCTGCGGGGCTTTGCGGGTATGGCCGCTGCCTTGATCTGCAGCGTGGTCGCCGCTGCCGAAATCGAAGATGGGGACAGGCGATCCGGCTTCGACTTCATGACGCCGGAGACACAGGCGCTGCAGGCCGACGACATAGCCAATCCAGGCATGCTGTGGGTGCTGCAGGGCGAGCAGCTCTGGCGACAGGCTGACGGCCGAGTGAGCATTGCCTGCTCCCGCTGTCATGGGGATGCGGCTCAGTCGATGCGCGGCGTCGCCGCCCGCTACCCCGCCTTCGACGAGGCGACAGGGAGGCCGATCGACCTTGCCGGACGCATCAATTCCTGCCGTGCCTCAAGGCAACAGGGCGAGCCACTGGCGTCGGAGTCGGACGAGCTGCTGGCTCTCACCACCTACGTCGCGCACCAGTCGCGCGGCATGCCGGTGACGCCGGCAGCCGACCCGCGGCTCACCCCGTTTCGCGACAATGGACGGCGCCTGTTCCAGGCTCGCATCGGCCAGATCGACCTCTCCTGCGCTTCCTGCCACGACGACAACTGGGGCAAGCGGCTGGGCGGCGCCGTCATTCCGCAGGCACATCCGAACGGCTACCCGCTCTACCGGCTGGAGTGGCAGGCGGTCGGCACGCTTCAGCGGCGGCTGCGCAACTGCATGATCGGGGTGAGGGCGGAGCCGTTCGCCTTCGGCTCGGCCGAATTCGTCGACCTGGAGCTTTACCTGATGGAGCGGGCGCGCGGACTGCCGATCGAAGCGCCGGCCGTGCGGCCGTGA
- a CDS encoding class I SAM-dependent methyltransferase: MAGETNYSLRDEIRDYWSARAETFDLSVGHEIFSQRERTAWHGLILRHLGPGEGRRALDLACGTGVVSHLMHDLGYAVTGLDWSEAMLSKARAKAAQRESDIRFLLGDAERTLEEKKSYDVLVTRHLVWTLVDPQAAFAEWFALLKPGGRLLIVDGDFVTETWAARLRTALGKITGRQTIEPSGGLDQAMAERHRNILSRLHFSRGAKADKVCAHLVEAGFEAPVTDTRLGAIHRAQARHMGFFKALERSTQHRYAIRATKPARAFRSRL, translated from the coding sequence ATGGCGGGCGAAACCAACTATTCGCTGCGGGACGAAATACGCGACTATTGGTCGGCGCGTGCCGAGACCTTCGACCTCTCGGTGGGACATGAAATCTTCTCCCAGCGGGAGCGCACGGCGTGGCACGGGCTGATTCTCAGGCATCTGGGTCCCGGTGAGGGGCGACGAGCGCTGGACCTCGCCTGCGGTACGGGCGTCGTCTCCCATCTCATGCACGATCTGGGCTATGCCGTCACGGGGCTCGACTGGTCTGAGGCCATGCTTTCCAAAGCGCGTGCGAAGGCAGCGCAGAGGGAGAGCGATATCCGATTCCTGCTCGGCGACGCGGAGCGTACGCTCGAAGAAAAGAAAAGCTACGACGTCCTCGTCACCCGTCATCTAGTCTGGACGTTGGTCGATCCACAAGCGGCGTTCGCCGAATGGTTCGCGCTGCTCAAGCCCGGCGGTCGGCTGCTGATCGTCGACGGTGATTTCGTCACCGAAACTTGGGCGGCCCGTCTCCGCACCGCCCTTGGAAAGATCACTGGCCGCCAGACAATCGAGCCGTCCGGCGGACTGGACCAGGCGATGGCAGAGCGTCATCGCAACATCCTTTCACGGCTCCACTTTTCGCGCGGCGCCAAAGCAGACAAGGTCTGCGCGCATCTCGTGGAGGCGGGCTTCGAGGCGCCTGTGACAGACACCAGGCTCGGCGCGATTCATCGCGCGCAGGCGCGGCACATGGGGTTCTTCAAGGCGCTGGAACGCTCGACGCAGCATCGCTACGCGATCCGCGCGACCAAGCCGGCGCGAGCTTTCAGGTCTCGTCTCTAA
- a CDS encoding ABC transporter substrate-binding protein produces the protein MNFRRLAAVTMAAAIVGLLMTLAARAEMVTVTDITGRQVEVNVPVERVILGEGRQVYLVAALDTEDPFKRIVGWREDFSQADPDNYAAYLEKFPGVAKIPTFGGFKDGTFDVEQAVSLKPDVILMNIESKQATEDAKYIEKLAAAGIPLVYVDFRERPFTNTEPSMRLFGNLFGKEERAEEFIAWRAAEIARVTDIIEKANPERPKVFIERAGGYSEDCCMSFGDDNFGKFVEMAGGDNIAKNIIPGTFGTLNPEQIIASNPDQIIVTGGWWEAYVPGGAWVGVGPGRDEDEALRKLKALTERPALTGVKAVENNQVHAIWHQFYNSPYQFVAIQQMAKWLHPELFADLDSDSTFRELHERFLPVAYRPGHWVSLTDVD, from the coding sequence ATGAATTTCCGAAGGTTGGCAGCAGTTACGATGGCGGCCGCCATCGTCGGCCTGTTGATGACGCTGGCCGCAAGGGCCGAAATGGTCACAGTGACTGACATCACGGGCCGCCAGGTCGAGGTGAACGTCCCGGTCGAGAGGGTAATCCTGGGTGAAGGCCGGCAAGTCTATCTCGTCGCGGCGCTCGACACCGAGGATCCGTTCAAGCGCATTGTCGGCTGGCGCGAGGACTTCAGCCAAGCGGATCCGGACAATTACGCTGCCTATCTCGAAAAATTCCCCGGGGTGGCGAAAATCCCCACTTTCGGCGGTTTCAAGGACGGCACCTTCGACGTCGAGCAGGCGGTCTCGCTTAAGCCCGACGTCATCCTGATGAACATCGAATCGAAGCAGGCCACCGAAGACGCCAAATACATTGAGAAGCTCGCCGCCGCCGGCATTCCGTTGGTCTATGTCGATTTCCGGGAGCGCCCCTTCACCAACACGGAACCCAGCATGCGTCTGTTCGGCAACCTGTTCGGCAAGGAGGAGCGCGCCGAGGAGTTCATCGCCTGGCGGGCCGCCGAGATCGCGCGCGTTACCGACATCATCGAGAAGGCCAATCCTGAGAGGCCCAAGGTCTTCATCGAGCGCGCCGGCGGATACTCGGAAGATTGCTGCATGAGCTTCGGCGACGACAATTTCGGCAAGTTCGTCGAGATGGCGGGTGGCGACAACATCGCCAAGAACATCATTCCCGGCACATTCGGCACGCTCAATCCCGAACAGATTATCGCCTCGAACCCGGATCAGATCATCGTCACCGGCGGCTGGTGGGAAGCCTATGTGCCGGGCGGCGCTTGGGTCGGCGTTGGCCCCGGCCGCGACGAGGACGAGGCGCTGCGTAAGCTGAAGGCGCTCACTGAGCGGCCGGCGCTGACAGGCGTGAAGGCCGTCGAGAACAACCAGGTCCACGCCATCTGGCATCAGTTCTACAACAGCCCCTATCAGTTCGTCGCGATCCAGCAGATGGCGAAGTGGCTGCATCCGGAACTCTTCGCCGACCTCGACTCAGATTCGACCTTCAGGGAGTTGCATGAGCGCTTCCTGCCCGTCGCCTACAGGCCCGGCCACTGGGTCTCGCTGACCGATGTCGACTGA
- a CDS encoding iron ABC transporter permease, which produces MSTDTRAVGATIGRTEGQGRYRALVWRRQLILFGLAVALLFSLCVDLAIGPARYGLGEVVRALLVPETVPQQVRVVLWEIRMPVALMAIVVGASLAVAGAQMQTILNNPLASPFTLGISAAASFGAALALAFGVRLIPAAVGYVVPVNAFVMAMLAAFLIHMLSVKRGVNVETIVLLGIALVFTFNALLALVQFFASAEALAAVVFWTMGSLTKATWPKLAVTTFILLAVLPILARRAWALTALRLGEDKAASFGVKVGRLRLETLILVSLLAAIPVAFVGTIGFIGLVGPHIARMVIGEDQRFFLPASALSGALILSASSVVSKALIPGTVFPIGIVTSLIGIPFFISLILSSTRRSW; this is translated from the coding sequence ATGTCGACTGATACGAGGGCCGTCGGCGCCACAATCGGCCGCACCGAGGGACAAGGGCGTTACCGCGCCCTCGTCTGGCGGCGGCAGCTCATTCTCTTTGGCCTCGCCGTCGCCTTGCTCTTCAGCCTCTGCGTCGACCTTGCGATTGGTCCTGCCCGCTACGGACTCGGTGAGGTCGTGCGGGCGCTTCTTGTTCCCGAGACGGTGCCGCAGCAGGTGCGCGTCGTGCTCTGGGAAATCCGCATGCCGGTGGCGTTGATGGCCATCGTCGTTGGGGCGTCGCTCGCCGTGGCTGGCGCGCAGATGCAAACGATCCTCAACAATCCGCTGGCGAGCCCCTTCACGCTCGGCATATCAGCCGCCGCGAGTTTCGGCGCAGCACTTGCCCTGGCCTTCGGAGTAAGGCTTATCCCCGCCGCGGTCGGATATGTCGTGCCGGTCAACGCCTTCGTCATGGCGATGCTCGCCGCGTTCCTCATTCACATGCTGAGCGTCAAGCGTGGCGTCAACGTGGAAACCATCGTTCTGCTCGGCATCGCGCTGGTCTTCACCTTCAATGCACTGCTCGCGCTGGTCCAGTTTTTCGCGTCGGCGGAAGCGCTGGCGGCGGTCGTCTTCTGGACCATGGGCAGCCTCACCAAGGCCACCTGGCCCAAGCTTGCAGTCACCACATTTATTCTCCTCGCGGTCCTCCCCATCTTGGCGCGGCGCGCCTGGGCGCTAACCGCGCTGCGGCTTGGTGAGGACAAGGCGGCCAGCTTCGGCGTCAAGGTTGGCCGCCTGCGGCTCGAGACGCTGATTCTGGTGAGTCTTCTCGCCGCCATTCCCGTCGCCTTTGTCGGCACCATAGGTTTTATTGGCCTTGTCGGCCCGCACATTGCTCGGATGGTCATCGGCGAGGACCAGCGTTTCTTCCTGCCGGCCTCGGCCTTGTCGGGTGCGCTCATCCTGTCAGCCAGTTCGGTCGTCAGCAAGGCGCTCATCCCGGGCACCGTCTTCCCGATTGGCATCGTCACCTCGCTCATCGGCATCCCGTTCTTCATCTCACTCATCCTGTCCAGCACGAGGCGCTCATGGTGA